Proteins from a single region of Theobroma cacao cultivar B97-61/B2 chromosome 10, Criollo_cocoa_genome_V2, whole genome shotgun sequence:
- the LOC18587190 gene encoding enhancer of rudimentary homolog isoform X4 encodes MQTSQNRAPRTFVDYDSISQAMDGIRGLYERKLKKLNPATQNITYDIGVLYNFIDGLADMIALASSLQITFSNQTWLTISLMLVYRMEINGSAGVSENAVDRIVVKSF; translated from the exons ATGCAAACTTCGCAGAACAGAGCACCTAGAACGTTTGTGGATTATGATTCTATCAGTCAAGCTATGGACG GTATACGTGGACTATATGAAAGGAAACTTAAAAAGCTCAACCCAGCAACTCAAAACATCACGTATGACATTGGTGTTCTTTACAATTTTATTGATGGCCTTGCAGATATGATTGCCCTCGC GTCTTCTTTGCAGATTactttttcaaatcaaacctGGCTTACAATTTCTCTTATGCTGGTATACAG GATGGAGATCAATGGGTCGGCTGGTGTGTCTGAGAATGCTGTAGATAGGATTGTTGTGAAGAGTTTCTGA
- the LOC18587190 gene encoding enhancer of rudimentary homolog isoform X3 — protein MQTSQNRAPRTFVDYDSISQAMDGIRGLYERKLKKLNPATQNITYDIGVLYNFIDGLADMIALAYDSLSLPPPFSGLLCRLLFQIKPGLQFLLCWYTGWRSMGRLVCLRML, from the exons ATGCAAACTTCGCAGAACAGAGCACCTAGAACGTTTGTGGATTATGATTCTATCAGTCAAGCTATGGACG GTATACGTGGACTATATGAAAGGAAACTTAAAAAGCTCAACCCAGCAACTCAAAACATCACGTATGACATTGGTGTTCTTTACAATTTTATTGATGGCCTTGCAGATATGATTGCCCTCGCATAtgactctctctctcttcctccgCCTTTTTCTG GTCTTCTTTGCAGATTactttttcaaatcaaacctGGCTTACAATTTCTCTTATGCTGGTATACAG GATGGAGATCAATGGGTCGGCTGGTGTGTCTGAGAATGCTGTAG
- the LOC18587190 gene encoding enhancer of rudimentary homolog isoform X1 — MQTSQNRAPRTFVDYDSISQAMDGIRGLYERKLKKLNPATQNITYDIGVLYNFIDGLADMIALAYDSLSLPPPFSDYFFKSNLAYNFSYAGIQVRFSYGKGIPGIFWNLNCKIKCALNSSFVVFGCIKNLIQLCSSVIIFVVGMCISN; from the exons ATGCAAACTTCGCAGAACAGAGCACCTAGAACGTTTGTGGATTATGATTCTATCAGTCAAGCTATGGACG GTATACGTGGACTATATGAAAGGAAACTTAAAAAGCTCAACCCAGCAACTCAAAACATCACGTATGACATTGGTGTTCTTTACAATTTTATTGATGGCCTTGCAGATATGATTGCCCTCGCATAtgactctctctctcttcctccgCCTTTTTCTG ATTactttttcaaatcaaacctGGCTTACAATTTCTCTTATGCTGGTATACAGGTAAGATTTTCTTACGGCAAGGGTATCCCAGGCATTTTTTGGAatcttaattgcaaaattaaaTGTGCCTTGAATTCAAGCTTTGTTGTTTTCGGTTGTATAAAGAACTTGATCCAGTTATGTTCATCTGTGATCATATTTGTTGTTGGTATGTGCATCTCAAATTAA
- the LOC18587190 gene encoding enhancer of rudimentary homolog isoform X6, translating into MQTSQNRAPRTFVDYDSISQAMDGIRGLYERKLKKLNPATQNITYDIGVLYNFIDGLADMIALAYDSLSLPPPFSDYFFKSNLAYNFSYAGIQFS; encoded by the exons ATGCAAACTTCGCAGAACAGAGCACCTAGAACGTTTGTGGATTATGATTCTATCAGTCAAGCTATGGACG GTATACGTGGACTATATGAAAGGAAACTTAAAAAGCTCAACCCAGCAACTCAAAACATCACGTATGACATTGGTGTTCTTTACAATTTTATTGATGGCCTTGCAGATATGATTGCCCTCGCATAtgactctctctctcttcctccgCCTTTTTCTG ATTactttttcaaatcaaacctGGCTTACAATTTCTCTTATGCTGGTATACAG TTCTCCTGA
- the LOC18595850 gene encoding uncharacterized protein LOC18595850, giving the protein MPPRRGRPPLYRSVGRGRGRARLSQPDPVERESAAPTFRAAPAVEPTEIPPPPPPPTATPGVHAMSLEAVQALAAFLNVIMGQAQAGRVPHTVPPAVSPVPPPPPLVPPPVPDVSISKKLKEARQLGCTSFVGDLDATAAKDWITQVTETFVDMKLDDDMKLMVATRLLEKRARTWWSSVKSRSITPLTWIDFLQEFDGQYYTYFHQKEKKREFLSLQQGNLTIEEYEARFNELMSYVPDLVKSEQDQASYFEEGLRNEIRERMTVTGREPHKEVVQMALRAEKLTNENRRMRAEFAKRRNPNVSSSQLPKRGKDTFASESTVSVPVISPRPPLSQLQQRPPRFNRSGMSSTSEKSFGGLNKCEKCGRYHVGECWGIRCFHCDQPGHIRSDCPQLGRATVAAPSPLTHTDMQRRDSSGVHPRQGVTVRSEMGSNTPAQPPLRPLTRSSTRVFAVTEDEARVRSGESE; this is encoded by the coding sequence atgcctcctcgacgtggGCGTCCACCTCTCTATAGGTCAGTAGGGAGGGGAAGAGGCCGTGCTAGACTTAGTCAGCCAGATCCCGTGGAAAGGGAGTCTGCTGCACCTACTTTTCGAGCAGCACCTGCTGTTGAGCCTACTGAGAttcctccacctcctccaccacctactGCTACTCCTGGTGTTCATGCCATGTCTCTTGAGGCAGTCCAGGCATTAGCAGCTTTTCTTAATGTCATTATGGGCCAAGCTCAAGCTGGTCGAGTCCCTCATACTGTTCCCCCAGCAGTATCTCCAgtgccaccaccaccacctctTGTTCCACCACCAGTGCCAGATGTCTCCATTTCCAAAAAGCTTAAGGAAGCTAGGCAGCTGGGTTGCACTTCTTTTGTTGGTGATTTGGATGCAACCGCAGCTAAAGATTGGATTACTCAGGTAACGGAGACATTTGTGGATATGAAAttggatgatgatatgaaGTTAATGGTGGCCACAAGATTactagagaagagggctcgtacaTGGTGGAGCTCGGTAAAATCACGTTCCATTACTCCGTTGACTTGGATAGACTTCCTACAAGAATTCGACGGTCAATACTACACCTACTTTcatcaaaaagagaagaagagagaattccTAAGTTTACAACAAGGGAATTTAACCATAGAAGAGTACGaggctcgttttaacgagctgatGTCATATGTGCCAGACCTGGTGAAGTCTGAGCAAGATCAAGCTAGTTATTTTGAAGAAGGGCTCCGTAACGAGATCAGAGAGAGGATGACTGTGACAGGCCGGGAGCCTCATAAAGAAGTTgtacagatggctttaagGGCCGAAAAACTCACGAATGAAAATCGAAGAATGCGAGCTGAGTTTGCAAAGAGGAGAAACCCGAATGTATCCTCTAGTCAACTGCCCAAAAGAGGTAAGGACACATTTGCTTCTGAGAGTACTGTTTCTGTTCCGGTGATATCTCCTCGACCCCCACTTTCACAGTTACAGCAGAGACCTCCGAGATTTAACAGGTCTGGGATGAGTAGTACTTCCGAGAAGAGTTTTGGAGGTTTAAATAAATGCGAAAAATGTGGGAGATATCATGTTGGGGAGTGTTGGGGCATAAGATGCTTTCATTGTGACCAGCCGGGCCACATTAGGAGTGACTGCCCACAGTTAGGACGGGCTACAGTAGCTGCTCCATCCCCACTAACTCATACggatatgcagaggagagattcctcTGGAGTACACCCGAGGCAGGGGGTAACTGTACGATCTGAAATGGGTAGCAACACCCCAGCACAACCACCTTTGAGGCCATTGACTCGTTCTTCAACAAGAGTTTTCGCTGTAACGGAAGATGAAGCACGAGTCCGATCTGGAGAAAGTGAGTGA
- the LOC18587190 gene encoding enhancer of rudimentary homolog isoform X5, whose protein sequence is MQTSQNRAPRTFVDYDSISQAMDGIRGLYERKLKKLNPATQNITYDIGVLYNFIDGLADMIALAYDSLSLPPPFSDYFFKSNLAYNFSYAGIQDGDQWVGWCV, encoded by the exons ATGCAAACTTCGCAGAACAGAGCACCTAGAACGTTTGTGGATTATGATTCTATCAGTCAAGCTATGGACG GTATACGTGGACTATATGAAAGGAAACTTAAAAAGCTCAACCCAGCAACTCAAAACATCACGTATGACATTGGTGTTCTTTACAATTTTATTGATGGCCTTGCAGATATGATTGCCCTCGCATAtgactctctctctcttcctccgCCTTTTTCTG ATTactttttcaaatcaaacctGGCTTACAATTTCTCTTATGCTGGTATACAG GATGGAGATCAATGGGTCGGCTGGTGTGTCTGA
- the LOC18587190 gene encoding enhancer of rudimentary homolog isoform X2, which translates to MQTSQNRAPRTFVDYDSISQAMDGIRGLYERKLKKLNPATQNITYDIGVLYNFIDGLADMIALAYDSLSLPPPFSGLLCRLLFQIKPGLQFLLCWYTVLLTKPDISITKIGWRSMGRLVCLRML; encoded by the exons ATGCAAACTTCGCAGAACAGAGCACCTAGAACGTTTGTGGATTATGATTCTATCAGTCAAGCTATGGACG GTATACGTGGACTATATGAAAGGAAACTTAAAAAGCTCAACCCAGCAACTCAAAACATCACGTATGACATTGGTGTTCTTTACAATTTTATTGATGGCCTTGCAGATATGATTGCCCTCGCATAtgactctctctctcttcctccgCCTTTTTCTG GTCTTCTTTGCAGATTactttttcaaatcaaacctGGCTTACAATTTCTCTTATGCTGGTATACAG TTCTCCTGACTAAGCCTGACATTTCCATAACCAAAATAGGATGGAGATCAATGGGTCGGCTGGTGTGTCTGAGAATGCTGTAG